The following nucleotide sequence is from Mangifera indica cultivar Alphonso chromosome 1, CATAS_Mindica_2.1, whole genome shotgun sequence.
TAAAGttccaattttaaaatgtgGGTTCGGTTTGCTTCAAGCTTCTATAAACAAAACGAAAACAAAAAACACTAAAAAGCATAATGCCCGCAACTCATGCGCGTAACCCGGATATGTAGAAATGGAAGAGACATGGGTTTGAATCGATGGTGCTCTTGTCTCAATGCTTTCCCACAATCCGCGAACGTGtgagtttgtttttattttggccagttttgtgttttcatttttttggaagttaaaaaaaaaaaatttcatagacCTACGTGATTTAGGAAATATCAAAAGTCCCCTGAGTTAAATAGTtagaatttgtttatattatttataattaagtaatatcatgtgtatatattttaaatatataatttagatataaaaataatatattattatataattagatattaatttatttttaatttaaaatcatttaatcacatgataatatatcatttatgtatataaattatgtattaaaaatatatacatataatttttattttttttaaatggtaaaattttatttagagaATAATATAGccataaaatctaataatttatccATTATATccttaataaaacaataattaatattttcatgattttatattttaacatgaGTAGTATTATGTGTGTAACTTTTATgcacaattttatttacaaataatgatgtgtcgTCATGCGATTGGATAGTTAATATATAACTCTactcataaaaaaaacaaagtggACCAGTTTGACCACTTGTCGAGAGTCTTTAAAGGAATGAAATTCCATTTTTGACCCTGTGTATTTGATATCATACTAGTTAAAGaacacttatttttattatacgtaaattaattaaagactttcacaaatatgataaaagtttaaaccaaaaatttttctttaataattttaatactccaccaattttgttaactattttttttagttttttaagattttagtgGTGAAATTATCGTTGGTTTTGGGTTAAGGAAAAAGTTGTAATTTGAATAgcaaagatatttttataatttcaataaaataaatacaaatgaaaaattaatatttttattaagcgttcataaaaaatttgtaattttactaaaaataacaaacaagtaatttatactaaaactaaattatttttattaatacaagTAGATCACTGATGAAAAAATGGactatcaaatttaaaaaataaaaaattattattttatcaaaattttaaatgaaaatagttATTCGACCCTCGAAGGtataaagaaaaatcattgctgtgaataataataaaatttcaaaaatttaccATGAAGTTAGTAAATAAGTATATTGCATATTTAAGATGTTTTGCTCATGTAATTTAATAGGCCAAacactatgtcccacccaaactttgatgaaataactttttactatttaaatttgaaaagttcgCTTTTTCACTCATTCATGAAATGATGGATAGATTAATAGTTGACATTTGTATGGTGGTGAAGTACTGTGTTGGTGTGTGGGCAGAGGATGGTGGTTATAatgacattttataaaatagttacAGTGAAGatcatttatttatgttattacggtatgtttggtttaaataatattttattattaaaattaatagattatttagaagattactgagtataaataactattatatttgataaaatttagtaaatatcaataattattgtgtttgattagaaataataaaataatactagtatattattttacttaaatatctttgagtataattattctaaaatatttattatattaattgaaaataccataatttttgttataaaaaaataataaataataatataataataattataaaataaaaattattttgataatattttaatacataagatgAAAATAGTAatcatattacttattatattaattgtcatatcatcattggtaataaaaaattattaaaatattttattacctcacAACCTAATAAAgtaatgtcaataataaaagataaattaacaaaataatctttttataaattgaaGCAAACACCCTCCTTAAAGGTGTAAGTGATATTACCCTTAtcatatattacaaaaaaaataataaaaatactatttaattgTCAAAATTCATGTTTAAACTTtgacatattaataaaataataaatttttaaacttaaagagtgagaaaattatttcatcaaagctCGGCTGGAAATGTTATCgggttttaattttatgtcGAGCATGGTATGTTGAGTCTAAGGACCAAAACACATTTATTTCAAACAATAGTCCTTAATAGTTCAGGAGCCTTTACTTTGGTctattaaaatatctttcaCGAACTCTCCCTTTAATATTACAGAGAGTGGCTTTGAAACTTTTAAAGactttaatgaaaatttgttgaataaagggttctttaatttaaaaaaaaaaacagcaaaaatattattataaggagaattttaattagtttaaataatatttttgctaattttttttataaaggtttttacaaaattttataatttcaattaatttagtgtttctttttaaataaaggattattttttaattacatcaaatatcaaatgattatatatattaattgacacaaaaaataaaggaattttattgaaagttttatattttttatataaaaaatatagcatAAAATTATTGATAGTAAAGTGATAAGGGCAAAGTCACATGGACAAATATTGAGACCaagtttaataattgaaaaaaaaaagtttaataattgaaggtaaaaaaaaaaaaaagcttaataATTGAAGTATAATGATATGGTCAAAGTTTCTCCtcttcaataattaataaatatttatgacaTAAGTGAACGTAAAAAGTGGGcttacatattttaatttttatttatttaattaattattgtcaATAAGTCCAAGTCCAATAACATAtcaccaattttttttattttcaaaataataaaatattacctaattAGATTTCAAGGCGTCctaattaagattatttatgcacaaatttGTCTTCACttctactaaaaaaaaattatctttttgggatattaagattattatttcATTAGTTTAGTATAGAGGTATCATTGGGTTAGACCGGCCCGAGACCTAACCTAAAGTCTCAAAAAAAGGTTTAACATGGAAGGCTCGTTCTGCTGTCGTAGTGAGCTAGACCTAGCCCATGGGCTGTTTAGATTGAGTTGTGGGCCTAAGCAATAGACTTGTGGGCAAGCTCGATGTGACCTATCacttttgatgatttttaaaaaattaaggagTCAACCTATTATAAGGCCCAGTTCGACCTTATGTATATAAGATTAAGTTATGAGTCTCATACTTTCATTAGGTCAACCCCACTCAGATAGCTCATAGGTTTGGCCCAGCCAGCTATAATAGTAGGCCAAACCTTTTTGTGACAAGTTTTTGTCTCAAATTACGGatcaacccaacccaacccaaccccaTTGACGTCTTTACTTTCACCTCatcttttgttataatataCCGTCAAATTGAGCCAAAAATAGTaagacaaaattatcaaaattttaaaatgttacatgtgaaattaaatatttagatcataaataattcataagaattataacaaaataaacctTTTTTAGAcaatatataacttaaaaaccttagatatatcatttaattaatattatcattagattttttcaatttaaaaaccaaactattttttttatattacatttattGGGAGAataagattcaatttttttttttttaacttttctgtTTTGAGTAGATAAGGCAAGGGTTGGGTTGGCCTGCAATCCCCCATTTTCGACATAATAGATAGAATTGTGACTTGGAGCAAGACCAATAAACTGACTCGATATAtctgtttaaaaataatgataatttaaaatagttaaacaattaaaaatattaaaaatatataaaattttgcagACTGGCTTGTAAAAGCAGACGAACCAACTTATTAAAAACCCTTGAAGATACGATTAAAAGGGTTTTGAATCATATCACAAACCTTGACATGTTAATGGGTGTGGAAACCTTGGCACAACCTAACCCTTAGGTATAGTAAGTTTTATCGAAGCCAATGTGACACAATTTGTTGTTGTGTATTTTGAGTCCCGgtctaaacaaataaaaattgtttgctTTGGTCCAACCTTATGCagtcaaattttatgtttttgaggTCTCACATTAATTATGGTATATTAACTCTTGATAAGTTTTATTTGTATCCAATGAACCCTTTGTAATAGATAGGGCAACTTGGTTAATGACCTACCTAATATTAGTAGATGGTCGgagtgttcaaaattatccggtaatcaaattgaattaatattcaaactaaaaagtCTAAACAAaaacttggttatttgaaaaattgatttaaaaatcagTTCAAGCATATAATAAAACTAGTTTTTTGATTTTGTTACCAGTTtatctagttttgaaagttaattaACCAAATCACctagttttcaaaatattgaacaaaaaaattaataaagtttcgAGCTAgttctcaaaaaattaaataaaaaataataaaatggagTGACCctttgaaatttaattcaaaataagttaattgaaattttggttcgattaatagatatttttggtttagtttaaaatcgtttaatttataaatcagttttatttcaattttttattttttcaaattgaaacttttatttagttcaaaataatataaaactaattcaattaattagttttaaacaCTTCTACCCTCGAACTCTTTCTCCTTGCAAGTTAGTTCGAGTTATACCAAATAGGTGTGTAACACacttcaaattaaactatacaAATTAGTTGGACGAGTAAACTCGAACACAATGATCAGACTCATAATTACTGTATcagataagttaaagttttacaaaCGTGACATAAGTTTGAATCCAAACTTTCTCCCTAAAAGTTATAGTGTTTCACTATTTTTGCTAATCTTTAAGGTCTTATATAAATTACCTTTGACTCATTTCAAAATCTTCATATCCCTCACATATAGGTTGTAACTGTTGTATTCAATCACCTCATTGTAGATCTTGAAGATTCAAAGTGATTTTTATgcacaaaatagaaaaaaaaaaagcagttAATACGTTgttgatattcatttttttactgTGTACATCGTAAAGATTTATGTGTTTGCGGTAATAActgaaatattatgaatatatatttaaaattcttcgattttagggtttattaatgatttagattgaattgattattttgttgCTGAGTTGTGTGAATAATATAGTGATTAAAAAGGGTTTGAATCGAGTAATACGAAACTGGGCAAGAAAATCCTTCATCTTCATAGTTTTCCAGTGTCATTCGCAACCAAAATGAAGGTAAtgggtttaaatgaaatttgtCGTCTGTAACACGCTAAggtaaaatttagaaaaatccACTACAGGCATTATGGGTGACAAATTTTACCATATGTGAATTATATGTATGCGCAATACACATAATGAAGGGTCATTGAAAATTTTGCCATAGCAAGGGAAAGTTGAGATTTTGCCACGTGTGAATTACATGTATACGCAATACACAATACACATAATTGGGTGTGCATGGTCTACATAGTATACGTGAAATAGTATACGTTATTAGTTATACATAAAagtaatatacataattttattgtttgaaaaaaaatataaattttaattaattgtcaatctttgaatatttattcaatAGAGAGTCTACTAGTATCTTGACCTTTTATCAATGTGAGATTGATCTTGGAATGTTAcaaatatctttaatataaataatgtttctcagaaaaatcttaatttataaggctgatatatatatatgataaatataattacattgtaaaattatttaacaaatttaaaataataaattgcaatttcttttgaaaaaaatcaatttcataaatttattaattttaaactttttttggtttcatcatttataaaatcaaaatttataatttttaaaatattttaacaaatgaatttttatttttaaattttaatgattaaaaaatactaTACATTACAAATTTACCCGCCCATACAAAGTCGGCCgcatatttttatacataaaacgCTAGCAACTGCCAAAACAAAAACACCCGCACAAAAAAAAGGCCAGACTCAGAAAAACCCTTCACTCTTCACTTTCTCTTCAAAAAAATGGACGAAGAAGATCAGACGAAGCTCATAGATCTCGTCAAAGAGCTCGTGCTTCGTTTACTCGCCAAATCCCCGCAACAACagaaccctaaaaaccctaatttcgaAGCCTCTCTTCGCTACGCGGTGCGCATTCTCTCCAGCCGTTTAACGCAGTCAATTGCGCCGGATGCAGCCGCCATTGCTGAATCCGTGAAGCGCCGTCTTGCCACTCAGGGTAGGTCCTCCGATGCTCTCACTTTTAGTGATTTGTTCACTAAATTTTTAGCAAAAACGGGGCCCGGTAGTGTTAATAATAAATGGGCTGTTGTTTATTTGCTTAAAATTATATCGGATGATCGGAAAAGTAGTAAAAATGCTGTGAGTTCATTGACTTTTTTGCCCAATTTGGAGTTAGATGGTGAAGGATTGAGTAATGGTTCAAGGGTTTTGAACGGAAAGAGGAATAAAGAAATGGAATGGAGGAACAATGGGGTTTTGATGGTTAGTAAAGATCCTGAGAACTTGCGTGAAATTGCTTTTAGGGAGTTTGTGAATTTGGTTAAGGAAGAGAATGAGGTGAGTGAAGAGGTGATTGTGAGAGACTTATTGTATTGTTGTCAAGGGATTGATGGTAAATATGTTAAGTTTAATGCTAGTGTTGATGGGTATGTATTATTGGATTCAGTTAAGGTGCCTAGAGCAACTCGTGTTATGGTAAGGAAGCTTTGTGAATTGGGTTGGCTCTTCAGGAAAGTGAAAGGGTATGTTTCAGAGAGTATGGATCGATTTCCAGCTGAAGATGTAGGGACCGTCGGACAGGCATTTTGTGCTGCGCTGCAAGATGAGTTGTCAGAGTATTACAAGTTGTTGGCTGTGCTTGAGGCGCAGGCAATGAATCCAATTCCCTTAGTTTCAGAGAGTGCCAATGCTGGGAATTATTTGTCATTGAGGAGATTGTCAGTTTGGTTTGCAGAGCCAATGGTGAAAATGAGGTTGATGGCTGTTTTGGTAGATAAGTGTAGGGTTTTGAGGGGTGGAGCGATGGCTGGAGCTATTCATTTGCATGCTCAACATGGTGATGTACTTGTGCATGAGTTCATGACACGTTTACTTAAAAGGGTGTGTTCTCCACTGTTTGAAATGGTAAGAAGTTGGGTTTTGGAAGGTGAGTTAGAGGATATGTTTGCGGAGTTCTTTGTTGTGGGTCAGCCTGTGAAAGCTGAGTCACTTTGGAGGGAAGGATACCGACTTCATTCAGGGATGCTTCCTTCTTTTATTTCACAATCTCTTGCTCAAAGAATTCTGAGGACTggaaaatctataaattttttacGTGTTTGTTGTGATAATCGTGGCTGGGCTGATGCAGCAACGGAGGCTGCAGCTGCAGCTGGGACCACAACTAGAAGAGGGGGTCTTGGATATGGAGAAACCGATGCACTTGAGTCTCTGGTCATAGAAGCAGCAAAAAGAATTGATAAACATTTACTGGATGTTATATACAAGAGATTCAAGTTTAAAGAACATTGTCTTGCAATAAAACGATATTTACTGCTTGGGCAAGGTGATTTTGTTCAGTATCTTATGGATATTGTCGGGCCAGAACTTTCTGAGCCTGCTAATACTATTAGCTCCTTCAAGCTTGCTGGGTTGCTGGAAAGTGCAATTCGGTCATCTAATGCTCAATATGATGATCCTGACATATTGGATAGGTTGAGGGTTAAGCTGATGCCACATAGAACTGGAGATAGAGGTTGGGATGTATTCTCACTGGAATATGATGCAAGTGTTCCTCTAGATACATTGTTCACAGAATCTGTTATGGCAAGATACTTacgaatttttaattttctatggAAGCTCAGACGGGTGGAACATGCACTTATTGGAGCTTGGAAGACAATGAAACCCAACTGTATTACTTCTCATTCATTCACTAAGCTGCAACATGCAGTTAAGTTACAGTTGCTTTCAACATTGAGGCGATGCCAGGTTCTTTGGGACGAGATGAATCATTTTGTTACAAATTTGCAATACTATATTATGTTTGAAGTATTGGAGGTGTCATggtctaatttttcaaatgaaatggAAGTCGCAAAAGATCTTGATGAGCTACTTGCAGCACATGAGAAGTACCTTTATTCTATTTATGAAAAATCCCTCCTTGGTGAACGGTCCCAATCCCTTTACAAGTCTCTCTTTCTCTTGTTTGATCTCATACTGCAATTCAGAAGTCATGCAGATAGGTTATATGAAGGAATTTTTGAGTTGCAATCTAGGTAACAATCTTAAATTATATTCTGatgctatttttatttttccagtatatattaataaatatgttaaaaagtattttgatttattttattaattcttgttTATTTTCATCTCATGCAGAACTATGGAATCATCTTTAAGCTCCCGAGACAAGAGCAAATCAAGGAGGCAAACAAATGACAGATCTTCAGAACCTGGGTCATGGCTTAGTGATGGCAGGAAGGCTTTAACACAGTGTGCTGGAGATTTTCTTCGAAATATGGGACAAGAGCTGGATGCAATAGCAAAAGAGTACAAGTCATTGCTTGAGGGTTTCTTAGCTCAGTTGCCTGTGCAGCAACATGTTGATTTGAAATTTCTCCTGTTCCGACTTGACTTCACAGAATTTTACAGCCAGTTGCATCCCAATGCATAGAAAAGCTGTCAATACTTTTGAGTTCAAGAAATCTGCTTCTAATGTTTAATGCATGAACAAAGTGTCCTGGTTCATTGATTGCTTGCCACCACACAACTGAACAATAATGTGGTGCCCTGCTACATTCGGGTCACCAGTCCAAGATTCAATGACTAATTTTAGGTACAGAGAAACATTGTTCTCCTTTGTTTACCACTGATTGCGTgctttgtcttttttattttttattttggctcctgacatttatttttaaaccttTGCAGATGGTGTGTACTTTTTTGTGTTGGGTGGAGTGAATAGTTTCTTCTTGACTTGAGGTAATTTTGAATCTTTAAATTAGGGTGTTAAATATAGTGGTTTACATAGATGTGTGGGTATTCTTGTGGCTACTAGCAATTGCAAGCTTGTCAATCTGTAACATAGTTCTGTATTGGTTAGTGACAGAGTGCAATTTATCTTATTAGTTTGTCCACCTTTTATTTCCTTCTTCTCCCTTTAAGGAGATTTTGGATTGTGTTTCTACTACATTGCTGATCCTGCAATTTGAAATGTGCTGTTAATGTACAGCTgctgaatatatttatattctttacAATGGAAGAGTGTGAATTTTTGTGCCTCAGTTCAGGCAGATTCACGAGTATAAGGAGTTTAGGTATAATAATCATATTGTAAACATTCTAACCTAAAAGCTGTAACTGAATTCTAAGTAGATACTGTTACCATTATggtaaaaatgttgaaaatgttACAAAAAGTCTCAATTTTTTAACGTTTGATATCCTTAATTTGGAACTCCATCTAATTAAGTTTTGAGAGCACTGACTTTGGGGTGTTGAGAATCTGTTTATAATTTAAGCATCAAGTGAATTGAACAGAAGGGAGTTCTTATCATACATGCTACTTGTTCATGATTAAATTCTATACCTGCTTCAATTATGATTGTGAACTTTGCTTCTTAATCTCACATACATTCAGGGTTTTATGGAATTACAAGTTTGAAATCCATGTGTTATTTGAAATTGgaagtttgaaaaaaagaaaaaacaaatgaaCTTTCCGTTATTATAAGCTACTTGCCATGTAGCTTGGGTCGAGTCATGCTCGAGTATTTACTTGAGATGATCTCGAGCTTTCTGTTGTTCAGATCTCTTAAGCTCGCGAGCTTAGGCGCGCTCGAGCAAATAAAATGAGACTTCAATTCATTTTATTCTCTTCTCAGTTCATTCATTTCATTGAAAGTTTGAAACCCTAGCCACATAATACCCTTAGAATTTCATTCCCTACTCTCTGTCGCCAACTCCGATTCTTAATTTCGAACTGTCTGATTGAGGTAAGTGTCTGGTGTTGGATTCTTGCTCTcctgttttctttatttttggcttttctcttttttcttttttttttttaactttctggTTTTGGTTGTTGGAGAGTAGTGGTGGGTGCCGAGTGGTATTTTCTTGCAAAACAAAGTGACAGATTGACTTAGCTGGTTGGAAGGTATGGGTGTTTGGATCTTGTAGAATATTTTTAATGTCATCTGATAGATTTTTTCATAATGTGTTGGATCTTGTGAAGTCATTACTTGTCTAGTTGTTCCCTGCTCCTTTTGATTTGTCATgaacaatgaactttctttttGGTTGTGTTAGATTACTTTTATCTCTGAATCTTTCAGACAAAAGTAGACCTGGAGAATACACATGTTGATGAAAGCCAAAGGAAACTGAAAGCGCAAGAAGCTTCCTCCAAGCCAAGGCAAGAAAAGGGCAGTGGTATGATTTGATCAAACTTCATTTCCTTTCAcatttaaaacttgttttttgGACCATAATAACATACTCTTATGGCCAACAACTACACGGTTTATACAGGCAATTGAATATAATTCTGCAGTCATGATGCATAATTATATTCATACAGGCAATTGAATATAATTCTGAGCATCCATTCACAATTGTGGAAGATGGTTTTAACAATATGCTAAGATATGGTATGTCACAATGGGAAAAGATAATACATACTACTTTCAAAAATGATTATGTCAAGGTGTATGAGATGAAAAAGAAGTTGGCCACTGTGTTGAGGAATGTTTCTAAAATTATTGTGatcataaatttatgaaattcaaGTAATCAGAAGATTGAGTACATGGTTCTCACATGTTACTTTATTGTTAGTAAAGTAGAAACTATTACTTATTTCTATCATCCCAGCTAATCCCATTTACCAAATTTTCTTTTGCATTACAAggcattaataatatataatgacaTTAAGTTAATTTACAAGCTCCTCAAGCTCACATTTCGCTTTGAACAGGGAAAGCAACTTTTcatgttaaataaattcaagtttCTTTCACTGCAGTATTTTCATTTAGACTTCTTTGCCTCCAGGAACCCAAATTCATGGAGGCCTAAGCCTAAGTGTGCTTTTAGGAGCACTTATCCTAGGTGTATTAGTGATAGCAAATTGCCATAAGGCACTAACATACTCAGGTAAGGTTTATTCATTACCTGTCATTACATTCAccataatatttacaaaatgatattcaaagtttcttttttttttttggtaattaaatttatgttttaacagaaaacaaaaatgacaCCTGAAAAGGCTCAACATAAACTAAGCTCGATCAACCCAAAAAAAGCCTGTAAGGcatgtaaaaattaaaacctaaatcATCTTCTCTTAAAAGTCTATGAAAGTTCTTATCATAATAAGATTCAAGAGGAGAATCAAGATTAACTTAAATAGACTAAACTTAACACAAAAGAGAGAACACAGGCCTgtccaacaataaaaaaaatctactaagGATTAAGCCAAACATAAACAAAAGATCAAGCAACCATTAGTATGCTGCTTTCTTCACCAAAACGAATGTATCAGATTAGAATAAGGATTCACATACAAGGTCAATGTCACCAACTTAAAATCACAGTTGAATGAACTCCCAAATACGCTAAAGTTGGTATTCATTTCTTCCATTCCATCCCGAGCTTCGCTTTTTCCTTGTCTTGCCTCTTTAGTGAATTAGTTTACAATTCCATATTACATGGCTTTCTACCTGTTTATCTACAACCAATATTTTAAGATTCACAGGCTACACACATGGATATCAAAGAATGCATTCATTAATGCGAAAGAGGTAGAGGCTTCAGAGTCTGAGTCCGTCACTGTTGGGAAGTGCATGGCTCCATCCAGGTGCTGGAGATAGGCCGTGATGGGGTCTGATTGTTGGTGCTTGAGAGGCTGCACCATAGTGCAGTCTGTGGGGGCTCAATGAACTCTGTTTTGGAGTTTTGCTAGCATGCAAGATTCTGAGGCACTGGTTGGATCTCCGTTGTGTTGGAAACCGTCTGGTTCTGGTATGCCACTAATGGCGTTGTTTCTGTGGTCCAGGGTTTATTATCTCCATTTCCTGAACAGGAGGAGGATTTGGAGCTGGGGCGCCAGTGAGCTTGCATGGGCGCCTGGTGGATGATCACATAAACTCAAGCATACAACCCCACAACACAATATGCCTGCCTTCCAACTCAGAAAACAGCCCAAGCAAATCACCCGCGCACACAAGTAGTTCATCACAACATATCTTCTGTGGCAGCTCTTGCCCACTCTTGACAGTAGCATCTCCCTCTGCCTGTTCTGATAATGACGTTGCTTCTGGGGCTGGTGCACCAACAAGCACCTCAAGAACACCAACACATACTCTGTGCATGATTGCGCAGTGGCATGGGTTGTATGCCACATCATTAATGCTTGTAAGCTAA
It contains:
- the LOC123209465 gene encoding gamma-tubulin complex component 3-like, with translation MDEEDQTKLIDLVKELVLRLLAKSPQQQNPKNPNFEASLRYAVRILSSRLTQSIAPDAAAIAESVKRRLATQGRSSDALTFSDLFTKFLAKTGPGSVNNKWAVVYLLKIISDDRKSSKNAVSSLTFLPNLELDGEGLSNGSRVLNGKRNKEMEWRNNGVLMVSKDPENLREIAFREFVNLVKEENEVSEEVIVRDLLYCCQGIDGKYVKFNASVDGYVLLDSVKVPRATRVMVRKLCELGWLFRKVKGYVSESMDRFPAEDVGTVGQAFCAALQDELSEYYKLLAVLEAQAMNPIPLVSESANAGNYLSLRRLSVWFAEPMVKMRLMAVLVDKCRVLRGGAMAGAIHLHAQHGDVLVHEFMTRLLKRVCSPLFEMVRSWVLEGELEDMFAEFFVVGQPVKAESLWREGYRLHSGMLPSFISQSLAQRILRTGKSINFLRVCCDNRGWADAATEAAAAAGTTTRRGGLGYGETDALESLVIEAAKRIDKHLLDVIYKRFKFKEHCLAIKRYLLLGQGDFVQYLMDIVGPELSEPANTISSFKLAGLLESAIRSSNAQYDDPDILDRLRVKLMPHRTGDRGWDVFSLEYDASVPLDTLFTESVMARYLRIFNFLWKLRRVEHALIGAWKTMKPNCITSHSFTKLQHAVKLQLLSTLRRCQVLWDEMNHFVTNLQYYIMFEVLEVSWSNFSNEMEVAKDLDELLAAHEKYLYSIYEKSLLGERSQSLYKSLFLLFDLILQFRSHADRLYEGIFELQSRTMESSLSSRDKSKSRRQTNDRSSEPGSWLSDGRKALTQCAGDFLRNMGQELDAIAKEYKSLLEGFLAQLPVQQHVDLKFLLFRLDFTEFYSQLHPNA